The Phaseolus vulgaris cultivar G19833 chromosome 5, P. vulgaris v2.0, whole genome shotgun sequence genomic interval TGGTCTGGAGAATTTTTAAATGATAAGGCATGTCCAACGAGCATGGAACCATATTATTCTTTTGCTAGtgttttatattattgattGGCATATATTCAGTTATAAGGCTAACTTATATGAAGATATATTTTTTGGTTACTGTTAACCGTGTATTTGGTTATAAAACTAAATGAAAAGAGTGGACCTTTCTGAAAAGGCACTGAATAATTATGATATACCACAGATCTTAATCTCcaaataatttatacttatgTAATAAGTGGTAACACAGCTGCTCTTAGTTGCATTATAGAATAAAAAGAGGGAATGTTCAGGTTAAGTGAAGATTAAAATACTCCTGAACAGAAGGAAGAAAATACTTCAGGTGAAAAAAATGCAGCAAGGTTGCCCAATATATGCTAATTATTGGAAAATCAACTCCTTTCAAGCACCCATTAGAGTACCATAGAGACCAAGATAACTACCCCATCCCAGAGTTAGTCATGGGTTAAAGAAGCACATATGAAAATGCAAGCATTTCACTTCAAGTAGATAAACCCAAGGACTGTATAAACTGTGCAACAATGCAAAATTTGACTCATTATAGGTAAATATCCTTTCAAATTTCAGGGTTAGTCTTTTCATATTTAATACAATTAAGGGAAGTTTGTATTATGAGGATAAAATGCTTGAATTAGATAAGCTGGACAGGGTTGTAGTCATTTTATCTTAGCTGGGTTGAGCTGGAGTTGCAGACCAAATTTTGATACGGTGTTTGTAAGAGTTGGGAAGCTTACTTGGATTGTAGTTTCAATAAGTTGATTTCTAATTTATTAGCAATTTCTTGAGGTTAGTTTCCATGTCTTTTGATGGTAATTTGGGTTGTTGTGGAGAATAATATATGAATTGGATGTTTTTTTTCATTCAGATGAGGTTTTGAAGGCTTTGACTGAGAAGGATAAGGAGATTTCCTGTCCTATTGGTGCTTGTACTTTACCATTTGTTCAGAAATGTTATCTGAGTTTTTGATAGAGTTCTTTAGAAACTATATCCATATGGGAAGTGGGTGTTAGCATGGGTTCTATGATCTTTATCCTTGAGAGTgggttttttccttttttgggACTATTAAATAGCAGACTTCCCTGTATTCTTACTTGTGATTGTAATGCTGTGTGCGAACACTTGTGCAACTGTTTGATTAGATTGTTGGTTGTTTTTATTCCTAAATTCCAATTTTCCTTAATGTTTGGATGCGGGAGCCTTGGTGCAAAGGTAAGATTGCTTTGTCTGACCTGGAGGTGAATTATGAAAGCAGCTTCTCTACACATAGGGTATGCCTGCATATATTTGAACGTCCCTATACCCAAAACTGGTGGGAGATTCATGCATGAAGTCACCCTTTTATATGCATGCAAGTTTGATACAGCTCACATTTGATTTACTTTTgacttgattttattttaagaacAAAGTAATGAAATCATTGATGTGCatagaaaattaattaattgacgATCTCTTTTCCTAAAAGTTTTGAATGCTGACTTGTGGTGTCTCTAGGTTTATCATGGACCTGATCAGTGGGTGAATGAATATACAACTGAAGGACGGCAGCATGATGCACCTGATGATCAGTGGGTTAATGAATTTTCAAAGTTGAATGTTAATGATTGGGCAGATGAATTTGGTCAGCAGTTAGGTGAAGCAGCCTTAGGAGATGGCACTTCTGATAGTTGGGCACATGCATATGATGAGTAAGTCACACTTTTGAACAGAGtgaactaaattatttttttcagcataaataatatatactgGATAGAGTGACAAACAACAGATTTTGTTTTAAGTAATAAGAATATATTGAATGAATCATAAGTATGCATCATCTTGTGTACTTTTGGTTGGGGGAACTTTTATGAATATAATTGGATGTTGCAATTTGAAAGCTGCTTTTGGCTGATGTGTCTCTAGTGGATTGATGTTTAATCtggttttcttcttttctttattaAGAACTTCACTTTTTTCATCAATTAATTATTCTTTCACTAACATTAAAAAGTGTCTGTTCTTGTTCCTTTCCTACTGtttatgtttttctctttttgctTGGGTTATGCCATATGTTTTCTCTTTAGCATAAAAATATTACATGCCAGTGAGGAGGTTATtgctttattaataaaatttctttgGGGTTATATGAAGGTTCTTAAATGAGCAAGTTGCTTCCAAGCAGCAGTTAGACAGTTCGAGGGGTGTGTATGTCTTTTCAGATTTAAACCCTTATGTTGGTCATCCAAATCCCCTAAAAGAAGGTCAAGATCTATTCAGAAAAGGACTTTTAAGTGAAGCAGTTCTAGCATTGGAAGCTGAAGTCCTAAAAAATCCTGAGAATGCTGAAGGGTGGAGACTGCTTGGAATAGCACATGCAGAGAATGATGATGACCAACAGGTTAGCTTATGCCTTATTGATATCCCATATCTGTGTAGTCTGCAATCCCATGTATCATTGTGTAGGTGTAATTTTCTGGAGCCATACACATGTTATACAGAACAAACAAttctattaattaatttgtttgaaTTTATATGTCAACAGTCTATGGCAGAGATCGTATTTCTGTTCAATGTATTATGCTATTCAAATTTGCTTCTTTGGTGAACCATAAGATGATTGTTCTAGATATATTCTTTTGTGCTTccaatttcatttttaaaaaaatggttcaCTGAATAGTATATTTGTTGGCCATTTCATATGTacaaaaaatagtaaattaCTATTTTCGTAACTTAAGATGTAGAATATGCATTTAGGTGCAATTAAAtagaaatcttattatttcatgacctatttttactcttttttgCTGCCTCTAAGGTCTTGTTTTAATATGGAAACCTGCCAAATTTCAGTGTACATTTTATGTAGCCatcatgtgattttttttatattagactATTTGGTAAAAGACTAATACTTTATTTTTCTACCTTGTCCTTTGTTACACAGTGTAATTGTCTTTGTCAACACTTATCACAATTTAACTGCTTTGAGCGCATCACTCTTATTTTAGAATGTTTACTTTAGAACTtactgttttaaaactatttaaactTACACAGGCTATTGCAGCAATGATGCGTGCGCAGGAGGCTGACCCGACAAACTTGGAAGTGCTTCTTGCTCTTGGTGTTAGTCATACAAATGGTTAGTGATGGTCTCCGATTTATTGCCTCGATGAATGATATAAATGATAATAGCAATCTAGCTTAAAGATCATTTATCACATTAATCCTTGATGCTCGAgttaattttatatgtatattCCTACTCAGTTTTGAAATTTTTCTTTGatgaaaattctaaaagttggaTATTTCTTTAAAGGAGCTAATATACTTTTACTTGCTTTATTTTGTATTTGCTTGCTTTGGAAGGATTCTTATACTTCAATTTATACTTGTCTTCTGAATTTGTAACTGAAAGCATTGATGCAAAATGACTTCTAGGTTTTTCCATTGTATTCCTAGATATAAGATATTGAGCTATCTGCTGATATTTGCAGAACTAGAGCAATCTGCTGCTTTGAAGTATCTATATGGATGGTTGCGCCATCACCCAAAATATGGAACACTTGCCCCACCCGAGATGTCCGATTCTTTGTACTATGCTGATGTAAGTGCATTGATTACCTAGTTTTGGAATTGTGTAAAGGATTATTAAATATAGTAGTGGGCCATTAAAACCTCATGCATACATTACCCGGGTCTTTAATGACACCGAACTAATTTCCCTCTAATTCGGTTGGCTCATTTATTCCTAGTTgatatgggatctccaacatataCTAAGTATAATTTAGAAAATGTACTCTTATATTATATGAAATCAAGAGTATTAAATGAACCTAACTACCATTCTTAATAGATGTGAAATTAGTTATTTTTGCTTATATATGAGACGAAAGTGAGTATTAGATTGGAAAAATTGATTTTCCTTTCTGCAGGTTGCTAGGTTATTCAATGACGCTGCTGAACTATCTCCGGATGATGCAGATGTCCACATAGTTCTTGGGGTTATGTATAACTTATCCAGAGAATATGACAAAGCTATTGCATCTTTTGAAAGAGCATTGAAACTTAAGCCCCAGGATTACTCATTATGGAACAAACTGGGTGCTACACAAGCAAACAGTATTCAAAGTGCTGATGCAATAATGGCTTATCAACAGGTGCTGTGTATAGAATTTAATGCTGTTATTGCTGTAGCTTTAATGTAATTGTGTCAAGATATTTGGAAATCAAATGTGTGATCATGAGGGGGACATTTATCAAACTATAAGTTACGGAGTTTTTCATGTCTCTTTCCAAATCCTTGATTTTGCTAATTTGATGATATATCACTAGCTCTTTAGTTATTTTCTTGTACAGATATTTCCATCTGCAAATTGTATGATTAGTGAGTATTATGTATATCCTATGCTAAGTGACCAAAAAAAGAGTTGAGCAATTTTATGAAGATGACAGTCAAATAGGCTTTTATTCATTTTGTGCAAGTTTAGTTAACTGGcttttctataattttattgtaaaatcATGTTTTTGGAGTGAACGTGCAATCTATTTCTTTTAGTTAAATACATTCTTTGTCGGATGCAATTCACCCTTTGACTAAAACAATAATCATTTCAGGCACTGGATTTAAAGCCTAATTATGTTCGTGCTTGGGCAAATATGGGTATCAGCTATGCAAACCAGGTCAGTTCCCTGCTGGACATTTATCTTTATTTGTATCATACATATCAAGCTAGAAGTAGAACTATGCTTGTCATATCAGTTTTCACTATCGTTATGGTAACTGTATTCCGCAGCTGCAAATGTAAAACTGTAATATGTATGTGTGTTACAGCTATATCAGTAAAAAAATACTCAACTATACGATTTTAGGTTCTGGATTTCAATCTTTTCTCCAAAGCAAGGCAGTAAACATTGTAGTGTTGGTGGGTGTACCTTTGGATGCCCATCTATGCAGCATGTTGGAACATGTTAGGGGCGATTTTTTTTGTTGTGGAATAAGGAAGCCTGTAAAGTATTTTGGATAAGTTTAGCTTTTGTTGTGGAGATATTATGGTGCAGTTGTTTGCCTTAATGGTTGGAGAAAGACACCATTTTCCTTTTACTTGTGAGAAAGAGAGAGGAAGGAAATAGAGAGGAGGAAGATAGGATGGAAATACCTAACTTTTACTGTTTGAGAGgataaaaaagaagaataatTTTTGGTTGGGGTCCATTTAAAATTTCCCAAAAGTTGTATTTAGGGGTGGCAATGCGGGCTGACCCGTCCAACATAAGCCCACCTCTGCGTTTGGCCCGCAAAACACGGACCGGTTTGACCCGTCCCGCACAAGGAGTGCGGGCACATTTCACTGGCTGCCCCACATAAGAGGTAACCCCGCATAAGAGGTAACTCACGGGCTTGTGGACCAACCcgcataagaaaaataattttttaaaaattaaaatttcattagtTATAAAAAATCTTATTCCTACAGttgaaaatttagaattttatccctatttcaattcattcagggcaattgcttcctgcacctaATCAATTTTGACTGGCACCCAACCTAATGAGCCTTCATTCAGTTAAGATACAAATATGAATTCTAAGTATGAGGGTTCCTAGAAGGCTTTATTAAagataattaaagttttgttttgcatctatttttcctatatatgtatataagagtatcttatcaaagttttgttaccaaatgttttaaggaagatgactaattttttaactatcttattgaaatctctttttatattagttttttaacaaattttaaatataacactttatttaaaactaaatccACTGTCATTCTTAATCTTAActcctttagatgattaaaatgaaacatttcttttttagtacattaaattcattttttttaaataaaataaaataaagatcacTCTGGGTGAGTGggatatgattttttttgcCAAAAAAAATAACTACTTTTTTATTTAGGCGGGCTAGCGGGTTATGTGGGACGGGCTAAGCGGGTCAGCGGGTTAGATTAGTGAGCCCGCCCTGCGGTCTTTGGTAGCGGGCTACGGGTGAGTCTGCATAGCCCGTCCCGCATTGTCATCCCTACTCTCTATTCTGTAATAGATGTCAAAGATGCAGGAATAAAAATGACAGTTATCTAAGGCTACCAATTTCgccttttctattttttaatctaatttGCTATTTTGTATATATTGTATCTTAACTGTCATGATAATACTAATTTACTATACCTACCTTTCACACTTCCTTACAGGGTATGTACGACGAGTCCATTCGATATTATGTTAGAGCACTTGCCATGAATCCAAAAGCAGAGAACGCATGGCAATATTTGAGAATTTCATTGAGGtatgatattatattatatattattaacagAGAAAAGTATTGCAGGATTTTACTGACAATAATAGGATAGTGATAATTCaaattacactaaaaaaaattattaaatagaaatcaattttaaaaacaaaaaacaattagttggtatattaactaaattagatactattttagagagtaaaaaaatattgatttttaaattagtttctattattaataaatagtttcaaaattgGTATCAAATttaactaccaaggtttttttataccaaatttagaatataaataattaatagtgaaaactttggttgctaattagataccaatttagaaattatttatcaataataaaaactaatttaaaaatcaataatttttttaatctctaaaataatatttaatttagtcaatattagtaactaattatttttaatctctaaaatttgtttttatttaataattttctagtagtgtTAGATGTTGATTTTATATTCCCGTGACTTACCTTCTGTCTCATCCTATTTTCCAGTTGTGCTTCTAGGAATGACATGTTGGAAGCTTGTGATAGGCGTAATTTGGACCTTCTCCAGAAGGAGTTTCCACTACAGTAGGGGTGCGTTTGAGTAAACTGTTTAATTAAGCACTAATAAGTGCTTATAAGCACTTCCGCagaagttatttttataattgaaagAGGAATTTTCAAATAAACTTGAGGTATTTTTATGAGTGTACTGGAGAGCttattaaaataagttgaaAACAACTTATTAGACATGTAATAAGCTGATTCTATaagttttcacacacacttgCGCAAATGGCACTATTATAAGTTCAAATAAGCTTTGACTTTTTCTGAGTGGGTGAATTACAGGAGGAACTGTTCTTATGTGGAGGTGGTTGCTTGAACATGAATCCTAATTTTCCTTAATACTTTTGGATGAGTAAACGGTACCTTTTCTGACATTAAAGCTCGCAGTAGATGTCTGCTTCCATTGAGATTTCTGGAAGAATTGAAAGGCCATAAAGTGACTAAGCCTGCAGGTGAATACGATGCATTATTATTCTATCAATCTTTGAACATATATGGTGTATGTATATTATGAAATAGGCACAGCTACAGACTCCATTTCTTAATGTTACAAAAACTACTTTCCATAATAAAGTTGGGTTGTCGTGTATGTAGATAAATACAACTATACAAGATTAATCGCATATcatgtatttaattttcttatattatcATTTGATTATCCTTTTTGAGATTATACTCTATTAATTATCTCTATGTATCACTCATTTAACTGAGTGTGTATTCGGCACTCAAGGTTAAGCCTTGTTTGGATAATCTTGTGTATCAGTACGTATCTTCATCTACAAATGAAGCTTAACATACTTATCTTCATCTTTTTAGCATCATTTAAGTCGAAGTTATCAAGAAGTTAGTTAACATACTTATCTCAAATTTTCGTTAGtatcattaaaaaattacattactAACGTAAGGACGGAAATTGGTGTATGTATGCATTAATTATCTTGGTGGGTGGTGGGTGTGTTGATCCCTGGATGCTGTGAAAGCAGAGTTTCTGCACTTTGTTTCTCTATCTGACGAAGGAGGGGTTCTCTCTCTGATGTTGAAAGGCAACTGATAGCTTTGCATAGAATTGTGTACTTAGCAACTAAATCCTTGTAGTCACTTAATAGCATGTCCACATCTCCGACTGTTAGCTCTTTGCTCTTTGCTTCCATGTAAGGATAATTTGATCCATGTTCTACATCTTTAAACACTGCAAGGCTCCAACAAGTatttatagaaatggatcaaatTAAAGAGTTGAAATAAATCATAGTTAAGTAACGTAACTTCTTTTAAACAAaacataagttaattttaacttggatatttaatcattaaaagTTTATCCAAAATGACAGTGCCTGTTTGGTAAGGATTATTttgattgagtaaataattgtTATTTGAAAAGCTCGTTTCCAAACAGTTATACTGATaaactaattattaattttttaaaataaaccaaaCAGTGCACTTCATACTAAAAAAACAGGGATTAAGAAAACAAGTTATGCTAACCTCCAGTGTCATCAAGTTTGTGGTGCATTTTCTCTGAGCAACTGCACTTGTTGTTCTCTTGCTGGCTCATTTGACATGTAGAGGACGATTCATTTGTGACTTTATTGATCAACTTGGCTGCTTGCATGCTCTCCTCAAATTTGATTTCGTCCATTGAAAGTGATTTGGCATTTAAGTCAACTATAAATGCCGCTGCTGACACAagatttgtaaaataatattcaGCTTCTGAGATGAGTTTTGCTTGCCTTCTGAACAACTTGATGAATTTGAGGTTAGAATGCAACTTTTGAGGATTTGCCTGAAAGTGACAAACCAAAAGGAATAAACAATCAGTGTAAAGTGAAGCCTACAGCGACCGAAAATCAATGAaatgaaaagttaaaatttaattaaaacacaatttataGGCTCAAGACAATGCTGCCGAAATCATGATGAGGCTTTACCCGTCATTgctattacaaaatatttttattttttattgaaaaaaacatGACTCAAGTTCTCTCTCTACATAGGACCTTAAAAGTTGGACTGAAGTATCACTAGAGTATGTTGGATTTTAACACACCATCATCACACCGCGGAAGATGtcaacaaatattaaaatagattaTGATATTATGTTGGAATTAGATACAAAGCATCTTCTATGTAACACTGTTATAATATAAGCAAAAGAGGGTCTCGTTatcctaaatttttttttgacacCCTGTAGAATGTCTCATTACCAAGGGGGGCTTGCCTTGATCGTAACATATATGAGCACAGGAAGAAAGTCATCTGCCCCAGCTGGAACATGCTCAGACACTGCAACATTTAGCAGCACCTTGTTAATGACCCGGCAACAATTCAAAATGCTCAGGAGTTTCTCATGGGGAGCTTTGAAGGCATTGATTTTCAGCAATTCTTTCTCTGCAAGCTGAGTGAAAAAGGAAAATGGTGTCAATATTCTTCCTCATACCTGTTAATTAGTCGCTTTTGGACTATTTTAAGGGGCTCCTTAttatctttatttcttttaatttgtttttaatgtttcaggttttttttttacttaggCAATAAGTGATTCCTAGTAGCCAGTTATCCAAGATAGTTTAAATCTTAGTAGCACGTTAGTTTTCCATTTTATCTGAAATATTATAAGTTGGACTGTTGctgattaataaaataattcccCACTCATTAAAAATAATCCTACCTACGTACATGCTTCTCTGCTTTTTACTCTTCTTTCATAAAACCAGCAAACTGGTGTCATCAAATTCTGCAATACTTATAAATAGTTCTTATTTATAGAAAAGCTGAAGgccttttatttaaatattggaATTGGCATTAACTGTTGCAATTTAAACTccatttttttcttccaaaaatcCTCTGCTTGACCTCTTACAGTTTCATAACAAGGTGCTAAGGATTTCTCAAATCAAGATACAACTATTCCAAAAGTTCAATTTATTAATTGAAGACACATGATCAACTTTATACCATATTTCTAACATTCCTCCAGACAATAGTCCTTTAAACATAAATCATAGACAGAGGATACGAATCAGTTGATGCTTGGAACTGTCATTCTTCTAATAACACTGACTGTCCAACTTGTTAGTAACATTCATTTACAATGATGATTCTATATGCTTAACGTTTTCCAATTTTACTAAAAATTGTATAGAAGActtctatatatttttaagagAATGAATTATAGTTTTTCGTCAGTAGTTTTTAACCCATGGCTCTTTTTTCTCTGTATCAGTAATTCAACTACTATAGTATTTTTAGTGAATaatgtaaaagaaataacagAATAATTGTTTTGAACAATAATGACATAATTACTTCCTATTGATAGAGATAGGAGAAAATTTTCTAACTTCTATTAGAAGATTAGGAGTTCCAAGTATTAGGTGAAAACActaaaatgattttatatttcATCTCTAACCTAACGAATACCAACCACGAGTGAAAAGAATTTGCTTTTCAAAGGCTTATTATTAGAGAGAAGAGAAACAAAGTGTCATTTCTTATCTTCTCAGCTAGTGTTCTACTGCTGAAAAATAACATTATCCCCACAAATTTCTTTCCATGTCTCACCAAAAATGCTAACAAATGGACAGTTTCCTTCAAtgcttatattaaaatataatttcattatGAACAGGCGTTAAAAGCTACATGATAAGAAAAAGTAATGGCATAATTTGTCTAAGCCAGAGCCTATTCAATGTAATAGTTGATGACTAGGTAGAAATTACCAGAATTAAATTTAATCTTGGGTTCTAATGAAGCATACCAGCCATGAGGCTTCATTTTGAAGAATTGGCGGTATATCCAAATGTTCAGGCTTCAGAAAGGTTTGGAGCAGGCATATTTTCTCAGAGATTTCATTGTCAATCTTTGCATCCTCAGGAGTAGCAGAAAATGTTCGAGAGAacaatttaatcattatatatttttctaaaccCTGCAGGTAAAATACATAATGTAGTCATATTCATATACTAAATCAAAAACATCCCCTCGATGTTGAAATGCAAGCAGAAATATCACTATGCTCTGGTTTAAAAAAAGGAATTAGAGAGTCAATACCAACTTAGGCAGTGTTGCATTAATAGCTTTCACTAAGGAAGTTACATAATACTGCTTACAAATACACTgataatataaagtagttttgtACTGTTATTCAATCACAAATCATTGTGTATGGTGAATTTCTTCTTAAATTACTACCTACCAACGGTAATTTCTGGTTGATTGATATTGTAAGAAATTTGACTAACATTACATAGTTATTAATctaataaacatatttaagtGGTGTTCAACCTTTGTGTGTTACATAATGAATGGAGAAGCAAGTTGTTGTCATATGTCGTGTTTGTGTAAGGAAGGAGAGACGAGAAAAGAGGGAATAGCAATTTTGAATACTCCTCTGAGCTTAGTTTGAAATATTCTAAATTCCTCtatttttgcaaaaaaataatattgtataaCCCTTCTATTTTTGGGCAAATATTGGTGAAGCTTAGCTTAGGTTTTATTAAATTAGTTAGGACAACATTTTTTAAAAGGTTAATCAGTATGAAAATATTAGGTTTAAACTCAttgaaaatggtttttaaaGTCAACCTGTTTGATTAGGTATATATGATGTAATATTATAATGAAAGCCTATGAGAATAGTATATGTACTTGGATATTTAAGGGCCTTAAATCTGAAGCATACTTTTAGACTTGTGAACCTATACAGGAGGTAACATTTTTACCTTTTTAAAAGACTGTTACTATAAAATaggatttaaataaaattttaagtcaaACTTAGATCTTAAATTCGAGAATCAAGAATTTAAATTTCCTATCACTTAATCTGACAACTCATTTTCACTCTTGCCTTCCATTAAGACAATTGTAACatggaaaataataatttgaaaacTCTTGAGTGGTATACAATTCTTgggataaattttaaaataaatatatataataaagagtaaatttgtaattaaataatatgaaaatttaaaataataatattaagaattgtAATATGGTTATAAAAAATTAGAGTTATTTATAATATAGACATCTGTTGatttgttaatatattaaattgatGTAGTGTGgtacaaaattataattatttgatgAACGAACCTCCATGGCACAATCAATGTCTTCTTCAGAGGCAGTTGTCCACAGTGGATGATCTCTCATTGCAGCTTCCATTGACAGAAAAAAATCTTGAACTCTTTTCCCATCGTTCTCAGGTTTCGGTTGGTAAAACGAAAACGATACTATAAAGCTGATAAAATAATTTGCCGTCAGGATTAATAGGAGCACAAAacagacaaaacaaaatttaacatAAGAATTCATCACCAAAGCTTATTCAATAGTactgaataattatttttgttgaacAAAAAAGTATCATACAGCTGGAATACGATATCCTGCGACAAATTCCTTTTCATACAAATAAATTGAGCGATCGAACTTACGATCACATTATTAAAAAACACAGTCATTTGCGAATCACAGCACACAATACTGATAATAATACTGAATAATTGAACTCATAAATGGTAAATTGAATGCAATGCAATGTGGTGAACGGAGAAGTGATAATAAAACTAACAATAAACACAAACTAGTTTCTCTTAGAACTTCTGAATGCATAAACAGAGTGGAAGAAATGTGTAGCATAAGCATTGAAATTGAacaagagaaaatgaaaaaaggaAAGTAGAGTGAAAGTGGTGGTTGCCTCTTGATGGATCGAACGAGGTCAAGGGAAGCAGGGTGATGCATGCGATTGAGAAAATCAGTGAAAGAGGTTTTTGATCTTGAGTCTGCGAGAGTATCGGTGTTCATGTTGTTGATGATAATCGAATCGCAATTGAAGAGAGATTGAAAGagaaagaggaagaggaagaggcagCATGTTCCAGAATGAAAGAGAGGAAAAGAATTAGGTGATGAATACACGTGATTCACGTTTTATGCAACTACCGGTACAACATACTTACTCTACTGATTCGTCaactctt includes:
- the LOC137834625 gene encoding vacuolar protein sorting-associated protein 9A-like; the protein is MNTDTLADSRSKTSFTDFLNRMHHPASLDLVRSIKSFIVSFSFYQPKPENDGKRVQDFFLSMEAAMRDHPLWTTASEEDIDCAMEGLEKYIMIKLFSRTFSATPEDAKIDNEISEKICLLQTFLKPEHLDIPPILQNEASWLLAEKELLKINAFKAPHEKLLSILNCCRVINKVLLNVAVSEHVPAGADDFLPVLIYVTIKANPQKLHSNLKFIKLFRRQAKLISEAEYYFTNLVSAAAFIVDLNAKSLSMDEIKFEESMQAAKLINKVTNESSSTCQMSQQENNKCSCSEKMHHKLDDTGVFKDVEHGSNYPYMEAKSKELTVGDVDMLLSDYKDLVAKYTILCKAISCLSTSEREPLLRQIEKQSAETLLSQHPGINTPTTHQDN
- the LOC137834624 gene encoding peroxisome biogenesis protein 5 translates to MAMRDLVSGAAACGDSSSSSANPLASLANALVGSSSKTQERLKEIPTSTLTDPTSQFYSTALPVNHLPGSEFDKPLLDANYQASEFLHRFRGASGLEETWDEIQREGGVAGQRQLVPAIQQPPLDGTPQRVLSSFLHSFLDSSRGGVPFHPTPLPMLGLSEGDKQCIRDRSSIMARHLFADKSEEFIDAQVNALLCSLDIDSNVRGKGPMPERFRELEDYWNESQGNMRPGPPAADGWITEFSQHRGKYDNPDSWANSFEQQHGANGWVSEFEHSQLSSVGQMQGMNVSNFAAMEQTRMLANTLAQNGDPKFQNSKFLQFVSKMSRGELIIDDNQVKENASGNWATEYDQQYNGGHAWSGEFLNDKVYHGPDQWVNEYTTEGRQHDAPDDQWVNEFSKLNVNDWADEFGQQLGEAALGDGTSDSWAHAYDEFLNEQVASKQQLDSSRGVYVFSDLNPYVGHPNPLKEGQDLFRKGLLSEAVLALEAEVLKNPENAEGWRLLGIAHAENDDDQQAIAAMMRAQEADPTNLEVLLALGVSHTNELEQSAALKYLYGWLRHHPKYGTLAPPEMSDSLYYADVARLFNDAAELSPDDADVHIVLGVMYNLSREYDKAIASFERALKLKPQDYSLWNKLGATQANSIQSADAIMAYQQALDLKPNYVRAWANMGISYANQGMYDESIRYYVRALAMNPKAENAWQYLRISLSCASRNDMLEACDRRNLDLLQKEFPLQ